The Methylocaldum marinum genome includes the window CGTCACTCTATCCGGTGCGAATTCGACCAGCGTCCAACCATCGATCGTGCCGTTCTTTTTCAAGCGCTTATATTTGCCCTTGGCGTCGACCACGAGCGCGGTCTTGTCGTTCGGCGTAAACGCAACGCCCATTAGTTTAACGTTCAAGGGCGTATCCGGTGCGGCGGTCGTCGTTGCTTCGCCAACCTCGACTCCGGGTCGGCGGCTTGCCATGAATAACGGACGCTCGACGATGGTTTCGTATTCCTGGATTTCGGGTAGCTCGAAATCTTCGGTTTCGACCGGCTCGGCCGATTGCGGATTTGCCGCCTTTTCCGAAGAAGCCGCCACGGTTGACCGCTTGTTTTTCAATATCGCCGATTCGACGGCGACGCCGATGAGCAGCAAGCCGGCAACGGTGGCCAGAATCAGGCTCAGCAAATTGTCACGGGTCCATCGGCTCATGGCTTAGTTACCCTGCATGTAGCCGACGACATCGAAATCCACGCTCAATTTGTCGATCGGCTGGGATTGCTTGAGGATCGGATTGCGCGGCATCCGAATCGGCCGAATATTGAGATTTTCCACGAACAGCACGGGTTTCGAGGTTTCGATGCTGTGCAAGACATCGCGCAATACGTCGGTACTGCCGTTCACGCGTATTTTTACCGCTATCCGGGTGAAATTCTCTTCTTTCCGTTCCGGGATCACCTGGGTGCTGGTCAGTTCGCCGCCAGCCTGGCTTACGATTTCCTTGACGGTGGATTGCAGTTCGGCGGAAGCCAAAGCGCCGGTGTCGCGTGCGATAAAGCGTTCGTCCTGCTGCCCGGCGGCCTTGATTTGCTCCAGTTTAGCCAGAAGATCGTCCTTCTCCGCGGCGATTTTCTGGTAGCGCTGCAAGCGGAACCGCAAATCGTCGACAGCATCGCTATACTCGCGTCCCAGGTCGACCAGCGGAGCGATCGCCACCAGATAAAGGAGTGCGATGACACCGAAGAGAATTCCAAGTGCCAGTAGTCGAGGTTTATTCAGATGTAGTCGGTTTTTCAGAGAACCTCCCGTTGACGACCTCGCTGGCGATTTGGAAACGTTCCAGTCCGCTCGCCATGTCTTTTGTAACGGGCGAAACGAAACTGGTATTTTGAAAAAAAGGCGACGCCTCGATCAGTCCGATCAAGGCCGAAGCGGACGGCGACTGTCCCTGCATGACCAATCGATGGTCCCGGTACTGCAAACCATTCAGCCAGGTATGGTCGGGCATGACGTCGGTCAGTTCCCTGAGCATATCGATCAGCGCCGGCTCGGTACGTTTTTTTTGCTGGAGAAATCTCGTCTGGTGCACCAGGGTCTCCAATTCCTGGCGCAAGGATTCGACTTCCTTTGCCACCTTGCTGACTTTTTTCACCTCCAGTTCCAGCTCCGATACCAGCGATTTGTTGGCCCAGATCGGCAGTATGCCCAGCGTGACCAGAAGCGACACGATCAATGCGGCCAACGTCCAATTGATTCTATTGGGCCAAGGATTTCGCGGCGGCCGGTATTGCTCGGGCATTAAATCGTAGGCCCCGAGCGGGGAATCGCCTGCTGCGTCAACCAGGTCGGGCCGCCAGCCCCATACCGCCAGTTCTTCCAGCAAGGCGTCCAACTTGCTGCGCGGCGCCAGTACCAGTTCCACCTTGATCTGACGGCTTGCCGGCAGGCGCTCCAACAATCGTGCCGAGGAATAGACTTGCTCGCTCTTGAACGGTGTCAGGCGATCCATCTCGAATGCCACCACCTGGTTCAGATTTTCTTCGGCCGCCGACGGAAGCTTCAAGGTTTTCCGCAGCGACTGATCGGGCGTCAAGCGCAGAACAATTTTTGCTTCGGCCAGTTCGGGCGTGTGTTCCAGGAGGCGGTCACGCTTTTGGCTGCCGCTATCGTCCAGGGTGAAATAACCGAGCGCATGGTCTCCTTCATCTCCACGGTAAACCGCGCTGACACCGTCTTCGTCCTTGGTCAGCATCAGATACTCGCTGGTCGTGCCGAGAAGTTTTCGCAATCTCGCCGGTACGAGAAAGGATAATTCGTCCTGCCACCAGCGGAAGAACTTTGCAGCGTCGAGATGGATCGGCGTATCGAGTTTCAGCATGCGTGCGGCCATGGGTACGCAAGTCGGACGGCGGGTCGCGACAATGATGAGCGGTGCGGGCTTAGGGCAGCGGGCGAGCGAACGTCCGCCCGGGGAAACTGCGTCGTGGCCGGGGCAGCCGGGCGCGCAGAGATTTGCTCCGAATGATGCTGCGGATCATGACCGGGACGGTTGGAACCCATTGGATTTTCAAGTGCATATAAGCGGACAGGAGCCGTTCTGTGGATCATGGATTGAATGTTACGCCGATTGCTTGAGGTTTCCATCTCAGAAAAACGAAGGGCGTCGTCGCAGGGCGCCCCGCTTCCCGTCGAACGACGGCCATGGTGGGCGGTTCCGAATGGTTCTGCGACAGCGGACGCGCGTAAATCGTGTAAACCGAATTCCCGAACGAGTGGAACCGGATTCCCGGAACCGCGGGGATCGGAGGAGGGGGAGCATTTCCGGTCGCAGTTTCGCGGGCGGCGATATAGCTGTCCACCGCCTGGACGTCTCCGTCGGTCAAAGCCAACAAGACGGTTCTCGATGCCTTTGCCGGATTGATCCCGTCGACATTGTTGTAAAGCGTGAAATAAGGTTCGAAATTTCGATAAAGCGACGGGGTCATACCGAAAACACCGCGGAGTTCCTCCAGGACGAGAAAATTGCGGTTTTGGGGCGACTGCGCGAGGCCGGCTGCTCGATAATCGGCGGCTTCCGCCCCGCTCAGGCGCTTCAGGTCGTCGTTGTCGCGCCAGTCGAAAATGGCGTCGCTCAATGTCACCGCCTGGTCTTCGTCCCGGGTGAGCTTGGCCAAGAAAGTCCGCAGCGTGGATTCCTGGGCGGCATTGAGATCGATTTTTCCCGCTTCGTCATAAATGCGTACTTCCACGGGGATTCCGCCCAGCCTCAATCGATAGGGCGTGCCGTCGGCGCGCCAACGGTCCGCAGCATTCGGCAAAGAGAGCATGAACATGGCGTAATGGATGCCGCCGTCTGCCAGGGCAACGGCCCGAGCGCGTTCGCGGGCATTGGTCACCAGCGAGGTTTCCCGTTGGGTCGACAAGGCGAAACTGCCCGCCATGATGGTCATCAAGGCCAGAATCCAGAGCACCAGGATAAGAGCAACGCCGTGCTGTTCCGCACTTCGGGGATATGCCATAGGGGTCATCGACGGGTTTTTAGAGCTACGACCAAAGCAGGCCAGGGTTCTTCATCCTCCGGTTCGATCTGCACTTGAATCAGCA containing:
- the gspM gene encoding type II secretion system protein GspM; amino-acid sequence: MKNRLHLNKPRLLALGILFGVIALLYLVAIAPLVDLGREYSDAVDDLRFRLQRYQKIAAEKDDLLAKLEQIKAAGQQDERFIARDTGALASAELQSTVKEIVSQAGGELTSTQVIPERKEENFTRIAVKIRVNGSTDVLRDVLHSIETSKPVLFVENLNIRPIRMPRNPILKQSQPIDKLSVDFDVVGYMQGN
- a CDS encoding type II secretion system protein N — encoded protein: MSRWTRDNLLSLILATVAGLLLIGVAVESAILKNKRSTVAASSEKAANPQSAEPVETEDFELPEIQEYETIVERPLFMASRRPGVEVGEATTTAAPDTPLNVKLMGVAFTPNDKTALVVDAKGKYKRLKKNGTIDGWTLVEFAPDRVTLQRDAEQRELMLLKPKPKTAPAQATHTPPHQAPRRQPPPKPPVRQSPPPPEEEPEEEPEIVEEEEAVEDEANVD
- a CDS encoding PilN domain-containing protein, with translation MLKLDTPIHLDAAKFFRWWQDELSFLVPARLRKLLGTTSEYLMLTKDEDGVSAVYRGDEGDHALGYFTLDDSGSQKRDRLLEHTPELAEAKIVLRLTPDQSLRKTLKLPSAAEENLNQVVAFEMDRLTPFKSEQVYSSARLLERLPASRQIKVELVLAPRSKLDALLEELAVWGWRPDLVDAAGDSPLGAYDLMPEQYRPPRNPWPNRINWTLAALIVSLLVTLGILPIWANKSLVSELELEVKKVSKVAKEVESLRQELETLVHQTRFLQQKKRTEPALIDMLRELTDVMPDHTWLNGLQYRDHRLVMQGQSPSASALIGLIEASPFFQNTSFVSPVTKDMASGLERFQIASEVVNGRFSEKPTTSE
- a CDS encoding type II secretion system minor pseudopilin, producing the protein MAYPRSAEQHGVALILVLWILALMTIMAGSFALSTQRETSLVTNARERARAVALADGGIHYAMFMLSLPNAADRWRADGTPYRLRLGGIPVEVRIYDEAGKIDLNAAQESTLRTFLAKLTRDEDQAVTLSDAIFDWRDNDDLKRLSGAEAADYRAAGLAQSPQNRNFLVLEELRGVFGMTPSLYRNFEPYFTLYNNVDGINPAKASRTVLLALTDGDVQAVDSYIAARETATGNAPPPPIPAVPGIRFHSFGNSVYTIYARPLSQNHSEPPTMAVVRREAGRPATTPFVFLRWKPQAIGVTFNP